One genomic segment of Ricinus communis isolate WT05 ecotype wild-type chromosome 3, ASM1957865v1, whole genome shotgun sequence includes these proteins:
- the LOC125369562 gene encoding uncharacterized protein LOC125369562, which translates to MDFIETFPYMIKYKKGKENVVADVLSRRYALLNTFNSKLLGFGFINKLYLNYDFGNVFNTCANGTAFNDFYVFDGYLYKKNRLCISSCSLHEILVKEAHGGSLIDHFRVHKTYDILIEHFFSPCMKRDMNKMYRSGSLKEDTEQAQSLIEDMAKNNYQWHTTRSRMGRQGSVHQLDATAALAAQVELLSKKLDQL; encoded by the exons ATGGATTTTATTGAGACATTCCCATATATGATCAAGTATAAGAAAGGTAAAGAGAATGTAGTTGCTGATGTATTATCCCGAAGGTATGCTTTgcttaatacttttaattctaaattattgggttttggGTTTATTAATAAGTTGTATTTGAATTATGACTTTGGTAATGTGTTTAATACTTGTGCTAATGGGACTGCCTTTAATGATTTCTATGTATTTGATGGATATCTTTACAAAAAGAATCGCCTATGCATTTCTAGTTGTTCTTTGCATGAGATACTTGTTAAAGAGGCACATGGGGGCAGTTTAATCGATCATTTTAGGGTGCATAAGACTTATGACATACTGATTGAACATTTCTTTTCGCCTTGCATGAAACGTGATATGAATAAG ATGTACCGCAGTGGTTCTTTGAAAGAAGATACCGAGCAAGCCCAAAGCTTGATTGAGGACATGGCTAAAAACAATTACCAGTGGCACACTACTAGGAGCAGGATGGGACGTCAAGGGAGTGTACACCAGTTGGATGCCActgcagccttggcagctcaagtggagttATTATCCAAGAAACTTGATCAACTCTAG